One part of the Bacteroidota bacterium genome encodes these proteins:
- a CDS encoding cbb3-type cytochrome c oxidase subunit I — protein sequence MKYKSQKVAYWFFALSMLLLSLQIIYGFIMGFAHMGYDNLHDFIPFNTARAVHTNLLVVWLLSGFMGAAYYIIPEEAEQELVNVKLAYIQLISLAVVGVIAIVGYHFNYWEGRKFLEIPRPLDWLVVVNVLTFLGIIIATLFKGKKRTTTAMVLTMGLVFAALLYLPGMIWFDNQTMDSFFRWWVVHLWVEGVWELIMGGILSFLLIKITGVDREVIEKWLYVIVGLTFISGILGTGHHYYYIGAGKTWLIVGGIFSALEPLAFLGMALFAISMYRKGEKKHPNKIALNWTLGTAITSFVGAGLLGLAHTLPQVNMYTHGTLVTAMHGHLAFWGAYAMIVLAIISYSMPNLTGRKLFDSNRGVLAFWLSNIGMLGMTVAFGVAGVAQVYMERIMGVEFGEVQKEIEVHFFILVCCATMFTTGIVLYIIEFVKYGQPNDEALEIVKQ from the coding sequence ATGAAATACAAATCACAAAAAGTAGCCTACTGGTTCTTCGCACTGTCGATGCTATTGCTGTCACTTCAGATCATCTATGGTTTTATCATGGGCTTTGCACATATGGGCTATGATAATTTACATGATTTCATCCCATTTAATACGGCCAGAGCCGTTCACACCAACCTATTGGTTGTATGGCTTCTTTCCGGATTTATGGGAGCGGCCTATTATATTATACCCGAGGAAGCGGAACAAGAACTGGTAAATGTTAAACTCGCCTACATACAACTTATTTCACTTGCAGTAGTTGGCGTTATTGCCATTGTCGGCTACCACTTCAACTACTGGGAAGGAAGGAAATTTCTTGAAATACCCCGCCCACTTGACTGGCTGGTAGTCGTAAACGTGCTTACTTTTCTGGGTATCATTATCGCCACACTATTCAAAGGCAAGAAAAGAACAACCACAGCTATGGTACTAACAATGGGTTTAGTTTTCGCGGCTTTACTTTATCTCCCTGGTATGATTTGGTTTGACAATCAAACCATGGATTCTTTCTTTCGCTGGTGGGTGGTGCATTTATGGGTGGAAGGTGTTTGGGAATTAATTATGGGCGGCATATTGTCCTTCCTTCTGATTAAAATAACAGGGGTTGATCGTGAGGTAATTGAGAAATGGCTGTATGTGATTGTTGGGCTCACATTCATCTCCGGTATTCTTGGAACCGGACACCATTACTACTACATCGGAGCAGGAAAAACATGGCTTATTGTTGGAGGTATTTTCTCCGCACTCGAACCGCTAGCATTTTTAGGGATGGCACTATTTGCTATCTCGATGTATAGAAAGGGTGAAAAAAAACATCCGAATAAAATTGCACTCAACTGGACACTTGGAACGGCGATCACGTCTTTTGTTGGTGCAGGATTATTGGGTCTTGCGCATACCTTGCCACAGGTTAACATGTATACCCATGGCACACTCGTTACTGCAATGCATGGCCATCTGGCCTTCTGGGGAGCATATGCCATGATCGTACTTGCGATTATCAGCTACAGTATGCCCAATCTCACAGGAAGGAAATTATTCGACAGCAACCGTGGTGTACTCGCTTTCTGGCTATCCAATATCGGTATGCTTGGAATGACCGTGGCATTTGGAGTTGCAGGCGTTGCGCAAGTGTATATGGAACGTATCATGGGCGTAGAATTTGGTGAGGTACAAAAGGAAATTGAAGTGCATTTTTTCATTCTTGTCTGTTGCGCCACGATGTTCACTACCGGTATTGTTCTATATATTATTGAATTTGTGAAATACGGGCAACCCAACGACGAAGCACTTGAAATAGTTAAACAATAA
- a CDS encoding cytochrome c, which translates to MLSKSQAKTFFLGGTVVTFAVFLGLSWNTLSQEVPKRTHEENLTPSVIRGKQIWEANNCMGCHTILGEGAYYAPELTKVYERRGEGYIKAALMSPVPWSPRGRKMVAYNMSEEDATDVVAFLKWIGEIDLNGFPAKHKYNTSPSSK; encoded by the coding sequence ATGCTATCAAAAAGTCAAGCAAAAACGTTCTTCCTCGGTGGCACCGTGGTAACGTTTGCCGTATTCCTGGGTTTATCCTGGAATACGCTCAGCCAGGAGGTTCCCAAGCGAACCCATGAAGAAAATCTGACACCTTCGGTCATTAGAGGAAAGCAAATCTGGGAAGCCAACAACTGTATGGGATGTCATACCATTTTAGGGGAAGGCGCCTACTATGCTCCTGAATTGACAAAGGTCTATGAACGCAGGGGTGAAGGCTACATCAAAGCCGCATTAATGTCACCCGTTCCCTGGTCTCCACGCGGTAGAAAAATGGTAGCCTATAATATGTCCGAAGAAGATGCTACAGATGTTGTCGCCTTCCTGAAATGGATCGGCGAAATAGACTTAAACGGATTCCCGGCAAAACATAAATACAACACTTCACCTTCTTCAAAATAG
- the nirK gene encoding nitrite reductase, copper-containing yields the protein MKIYSIVNRNQLLRAMTVLTVLFLFSCTQKENSELIKPDPANIKVVGQSEAEMTSPPLVPKPVGNREATKLIVNMEIVEKEGQMADGVTYIYWTYGGTVPGSFIRTRIGDEVEFHLKNHPDNKLPHNIDLHAVTGPGGGAASSFVAPGHEIVFSFKVLNEGLYVYHCATAPVGMHIANGMYGLILVEPAGGLPKVDKEYYIMQGDFYTQGENGESGLQSFDMKKAIKEQPEYVVFNGSVGALAGDKAITANVGERVRLYVGNGGPNLVSSFHVIGEIFDNVHVEGGTLINKDVQTTLIPAGGSAIVDFKVDVPGTFIIVDHSIFRTFNKGSLGMLKVSGDENKILYSGKQQEGIYNPEGSAIQSMPSDNGKAETKKAANITERIAMGKQAYMRTCFACHQAEGQGLPNAFPPLAGSDYLNADVERAIDIVLHGKTGEITVNGKKYNSVMTKQELSDEEIANVLTYVYSSWSNSKKTVAGSSSAKVLVTAGDYFPLYGKDSITVHVSNLLVDVHPVTNIRFLEHVQKNKRWRKSKLKSLYGDENYLVEWPNDTTLPFMTDSTSPVTNISWFAAKAYCECRGERLPTVDEWEYIAMANQDMPDARALKTFNQYILDWYEKPRTNTKKVGSTFQNYWGVYDMHGLVWEWTMDFNSVMISGESRKDVTNDPLLFCGSGSEGANDLMNYAAFMRYAFRGSLKAKYSIQNLGFRCVKDTLITK from the coding sequence ATGAAAATATATTCAATCGTAAATAGAAATCAACTGCTAAGGGCAATGACAGTGCTTACAGTATTGTTCCTCTTCAGTTGTACGCAAAAAGAAAATTCAGAATTAATCAAACCGGATCCTGCAAACATTAAGGTTGTTGGTCAATCAGAAGCGGAAATGACTTCTCCACCACTGGTACCAAAGCCTGTTGGAAACAGAGAAGCGACGAAATTGATTGTCAATATGGAAATCGTGGAGAAAGAAGGTCAAATGGCCGACGGTGTTACTTACATCTACTGGACATATGGCGGCACGGTACCCGGTAGCTTTATACGTACACGTATTGGTGATGAAGTAGAATTCCATCTCAAGAACCACCCTGATAACAAATTACCGCATAATATCGATTTGCACGCTGTAACCGGACCAGGTGGAGGAGCTGCCTCTTCTTTTGTCGCTCCCGGTCATGAAATAGTGTTCTCATTTAAAGTGCTCAATGAAGGTCTTTATGTTTATCACTGCGCCACAGCACCGGTCGGAATGCATATCGCAAATGGCATGTATGGTCTTATTCTGGTTGAACCTGCAGGTGGACTTCCAAAAGTGGATAAGGAATATTATATCATGCAAGGCGATTTTTATACGCAGGGTGAAAATGGTGAAAGCGGTCTGCAATCTTTTGATATGAAGAAGGCAATAAAAGAGCAACCTGAATATGTGGTCTTCAACGGAAGTGTTGGAGCTCTTGCCGGTGATAAAGCCATCACTGCAAATGTGGGTGAGCGTGTACGACTATACGTGGGTAATGGTGGACCAAATCTTGTTTCTTCCTTTCACGTCATTGGAGAAATCTTTGATAATGTACATGTTGAAGGAGGGACACTTATCAACAAAGATGTTCAAACGACTTTAATTCCTGCAGGAGGATCAGCCATTGTTGATTTTAAAGTAGATGTACCGGGCACATTCATCATTGTAGATCACTCCATCTTCCGAACATTTAATAAAGGCTCATTGGGCATGCTGAAAGTAAGTGGTGATGAGAATAAAATTCTCTACTCCGGTAAACAGCAGGAAGGTATTTACAATCCTGAAGGTAGCGCCATTCAATCCATGCCATCTGATAACGGTAAGGCAGAGACGAAAAAAGCAGCGAATATTACAGAACGAATTGCCATGGGAAAACAAGCATATATGCGTACGTGCTTCGCATGTCATCAGGCCGAAGGACAAGGTTTACCCAATGCCTTCCCTCCTCTTGCCGGTTCCGACTATCTGAATGCAGATGTTGAACGCGCTATTGATATTGTTCTTCATGGCAAAACCGGTGAAATAACTGTAAATGGGAAAAAATACAACAGCGTAATGACCAAGCAGGAATTAAGCGACGAAGAAATCGCCAATGTGTTGACTTATGTCTATAGCTCCTGGAGCAATAGCAAAAAAACTGTAGCCGGTTCCTCCAGCGCAAAAGTTCTAGTTACTGCCGGCGACTACTTTCCGTTGTATGGAAAAGATTCGATTACTGTACATGTCAGTAATCTGTTGGTAGATGTACATCCGGTCACGAATATCCGTTTTCTGGAACATGTCCAAAAAAATAAACGCTGGCGCAAATCGAAATTAAAATCCCTTTATGGTGATGAGAATTACCTTGTGGAATGGCCTAATGACACCACTCTTCCCTTTATGACTGACAGTACTTCTCCGGTAACAAATATATCCTGGTTTGCAGCAAAAGCTTATTGTGAATGTCGTGGCGAAAGATTACCAACCGTTGATGAATGGGAATATATTGCCATGGCCAATCAGGATATGCCCGATGCCAGAGCTTTGAAGACCTTCAATCAGTATATCCTTGACTGGTATGAAAAACCACGCACAAATACCAAGAAGGTTGGAAGCACATTCCAAAACTACTGGGGTGTTTATGACATGCATGGTTTAGTTTGGGAATGGACGATGGACTTTAATTCCGTAATGATCTCCGGTGAGTCACGAAAAGATGTTACTAACGACCCCCTCCTATTCTGTGGTTCGGGATCAGAAGGAGCCAATGATCTCATGAATTACGCTGCATTTATGCGTTACGCTTTCCGTGGAAGTTTGAAAGCAAAATACTCCATTCAGAATCTTGGATTCAGATGTGTAAAAGATACGCTTATCACAAAATGA
- a CDS encoding CbbQ/NirQ/NorQ/GpvN family protein, whose protein sequence is MHYIDSKALLTPISLDNIKTLPYYKSTGKEVEVFNSSFKNKLPVLLKGPTGSGKSRFVEYMASTLGKKLITISCHEETSSTDLIGRFIIKGAETIWLDGPLTTAVKQGAILYLDEVAEARPDVIVAIHPLTDHRRELFIDKLGETFKAHEDFMLVASFNPGYQRGFKELKPSTRQRFVALHFNYPDENMEAEILTQETDVDPDSAKKLVAIANKIRNLKEMGLTETVSTRLLVDSAKLIHSGLPKRLSVKVAMIEPLSDDREVVDALCDLANLMI, encoded by the coding sequence ATGCATTACATAGATTCAAAAGCACTCCTTACACCTATCTCATTGGACAACATCAAAACATTACCGTATTATAAATCGACCGGAAAGGAAGTCGAGGTATTCAATAGTTCTTTTAAAAATAAACTTCCCGTCTTGCTGAAAGGACCTACGGGATCCGGCAAATCCAGGTTTGTAGAGTATATGGCAAGCACACTAGGGAAAAAATTAATCACAATCAGTTGCCATGAAGAAACATCTTCCACTGATCTCATCGGCAGGTTTATCATTAAAGGAGCAGAAACGATTTGGCTGGATGGTCCGTTGACCACTGCTGTAAAACAGGGCGCGATACTCTACCTGGATGAAGTAGCCGAAGCGCGCCCTGACGTTATCGTCGCTATACATCCATTGACCGATCACCGACGTGAGTTGTTCATCGATAAACTGGGAGAAACATTTAAAGCACACGAAGACTTTATGCTGGTAGCCTCCTTCAATCCGGGTTACCAAAGGGGATTTAAAGAGTTGAAACCATCTACACGCCAACGATTCGTTGCGCTTCACTTTAACTATCCCGATGAAAATATGGAAGCGGAAATACTCACTCAGGAAACCGACGTCGACCCCGACAGTGCCAAAAAGCTCGTTGCTATCGCGAATAAAATCCGTAACCTCAAAGAAATGGGGCTGACAGAAACTGTCTCTACCCGATTGCTGGTTGATAGTGCGAAACTCATTCATAGCGGACTCCCAAAAAGGCTCTCCGTAAAGGTGGCCATGATAGAACCACTCTCCGATGATCGTGAAGTAGTTGATGCATTATGTGACCTTGCCAATCTGATGATCTAA
- a CDS encoding SCO family protein, which yields MRTKNYLLVLLYFALVCSCSKIQNDSNTNIDKKLSENSIFNLQTVWNTQDSSQIKLRDLQGKVLVMVMIYTSCKAACPRLVADMRDIESQIPKNYLNDLTFVLISIDPKTDKPGRLKRFAKANKMDASHWIFLQGTESDTREFANVMAVKYKEISPLDFSHSNIISVIDRSGEMVFQQEGLGVNNKETINKIIETVKN from the coding sequence ATGAGAACAAAAAACTATTTACTCGTCTTGCTTTACTTTGCATTAGTTTGCTCTTGTAGTAAAATACAAAATGATTCAAATACTAACATTGATAAGAAACTTAGTGAAAATTCGATTTTCAATTTGCAAACCGTATGGAATACGCAAGATAGCTCACAAATTAAGTTAAGAGATCTGCAAGGAAAAGTGCTGGTCATGGTGATGATTTACACTTCCTGCAAGGCGGCTTGTCCGCGACTAGTAGCCGACATGAGAGATATTGAATCCCAAATTCCAAAAAACTATCTGAATGATCTAACCTTTGTCTTAATTAGTATTGATCCAAAAACCGACAAACCGGGAAGGTTAAAACGTTTTGCAAAAGCCAACAAAATGGATGCGTCACATTGGATTTTCCTGCAAGGAACAGAAAGCGATACCCGCGAATTTGCAAATGTGATGGCAGTAAAATACAAGGAAATTTCACCACTTGACTTTTCACATTCAAATATAATCAGCGTGATTGACAGAAGTGGTGAAATGGTCTTTCAGCAGGAAGGATTGGGAGTAAATAACAAAGAAACGATCAATAAAATTATTGAAACAGTGAAAAATTAA